One window of Trifolium pratense cultivar HEN17-A07 linkage group LG5, ARS_RC_1.1, whole genome shotgun sequence genomic DNA carries:
- the LOC123883902 gene encoding glucose-6-phosphate 1-dehydrogenase, chloroplastic-like, translating into MASVLGFSSTIVTSYESRNEPKLCTKFSAKTCSTLCFSWINQHGKKGRKHFQLRSSNGHPLNAVSSHDGLAGSSLAKEDGQPQQIEDSFSFSDSESTGSNLSITVVGASGDLAKKKIFPALFALFYEDWLPENFIVFGYARTKMTDEELRNMISQTLTCRIDKRANCADKMDQFLKRCFYHSGLYDSEDNFLDLDSKLKEREGGRPSNRLFYLSIPPNIFVDVVRCASLKASSKNGWTRVIVEKPFGRDSESSSELTRSLKQYLTEDQIFRIDHYLGKELVENLSVLRFSNLVFEPLWSRNYIRNVQLIFSEDFGTEGRGGYFDNYGIIRDIMQNHLVQILALFAMEPPVSLDAEDIRNEKVKVLRSMKPILLEDVVVGQYKGHSKGGKSYPAYIDDSTVPKGSLTPTFAAAALFIGNARWDGVPFLMKAGKALHTKRAEIRVQFRHVPGNLYKRNFGTDLDKATNELVLRVQPDEAIYLKINNKVPGLGMRLDRSDLNLLYRSRYPREIPDAYERLLLDAIEGERRLFIRSDELDAAWALFTPLLKEIESKKIAPELYPYGSRGPVGAHYLAARHNVRWGDLGGDD; encoded by the exons ATGGCAAGTGTACTAGGTTTTTCTTCAACCATTGTTACTTCCTATGAATCTAGGAATGAACCAAAACTATGTACTAAATTCTCTGCAAAAACATGTTCCACACTATGTTTTTCTTGGATTAACCAACATGGAAAGAAGGGTAGAAAACATTTTCAGCTCAGATCCTCAAATGGGCATCCTCTAAATGCTGTTTCTTCTCATGATG GTTTAGCTGGAAGTTCGTTGGCCAAAGAAGATGGCCAGCCTCAACAAATTGAAGATTCATTTTCCTTTTCAGACTCTGAATCCACAGGATCAAACCTTAGTATAACTGTTGTTGGAGCTTCTGGAGACCTTGCCAAAAAGAAGATTTTTCCAGCACTCTTTGCTCTTTTTTATGAAGATTGGCTACCTGAG AATTTTATTGTGTTCGGATATGCTCGGACTAAAATGACCGATGAAGAGTTAAGGAACATGATAAGCCAAACTTTAACATGCAGAATTGATAAGAG GGCAAATTGTGCAGATAAAATGGATCAATTTTTGAAAAGATGCTTTTACCATTCCGGTCTGTACGATTCTGAGGACAACTTCCTAGATTTGGACTCCAAGCTGAAAGAGAGAGAG GGTGGAAGACCTTCAAACAGGTTGTTTTATTTGTCAATACCTCCAAACATATTTGTGGATGTGGTGAGATGTGCTAGTCTCaaagcttcttcaaaaaatggCTGGACAAGGGTTATTGTTGAAAAGCCATTTGGTCGTGATTCTGAATCATCTAGTGAGCTAACAAGAAGTTTGAAGCAGTACCTCACTGAAGACCAGATATTcag GATTGACCATTACTTAGGTAAGGAGCTTGTGGAGAATCTCTCGGTGCTTCGTTTTTCAAATCTTGTTTTTGAGCCTCTATGGTCCCGGAATTACATTCGTAATGTGCAGCTAATATTTTCTGAAGATTTTGGAACAGAAGGAAGAGGAGG TTATTTTGATAATTATGGAATCATTCGTGATATAATGCAAAATCACCTTGTGCAAATACTAGCACTGTTTGCAATGGAACCACCTGTCAGCTTGGATGCTGAGGACATCAGAAATGAGAAG GTGAAGGTTCTGAGATCAATGAAACCAATACTACTTGAAGATGTTGTAGTTGGTCAATATAAGGGCCACAGCAAGGGTGGTAAATCATATCCTGCTTATATAGATGACTCGACTGTTCCAAAGGGTAGTCTTACTCCAACATTTGCTGCAGCGGCTCTTTTTATTGGCAATGCCAGATGGGATGGAGTTCCTTTTCTCATGAAAGCTGGCAAGGCTCTTCATACTAAACG TGCAGAAATCAGAGTACAATTCAGACATGTCCCGGGTAACTTGTACAAGCGGAACTTTGGAACTGATCTGGATAAAGCTACAAATGAGCTTGTGCTTCGTGTACAACCTGATGAAGCTATATATTTGAAGATCAATAACAAGGTTCCTGGTCTTGGAATGCGATTAGATAGAAGTGACCTGAATCTGCTTTACCGATCAAG GTATCCAAGAGAAATACCAGATGCATATGAAAGGTTACTTTTAGACGCCATTGAAGGCGAACGAAGGCTTTTCATCAGAAGTGATGAACTTGATGCAGCTTGGGCACTATTCACTCCTTtgttaaaagaaattgaaagcAAGAAGATTGCTCCAGAGCTTTATCCTTATGGTAGCAGAGGACCAGTTGGAGCACACTACCTTGCTGCCAGGCACAATGTAAGATGGGGAGATCTTGGTGGCGATGACTGA
- the LOC123883903 gene encoding pentatricopeptide repeat-containing protein At4g26680, mitochondrial: MKRIIRFHQFSTSSSSSIQSHKKTQTFPKIQSLYLPIPHRTIPQPKGQDLDFINVFHSHLIHSQWEKLTPLSKTLTPFRIQHILLKLQNDDVLSLKFFNWVHTHNPNSHTLQTHSFLLHILTKNRNFKTAQSIFSKIITTHLNNLFEALLHSYTLCNSSPLVFDTLFKTLAHMNKLRNATDTFIKMKEYGFFPTIESCNVFLSSMLYLKRPELVLLFYSQMKNNCISPNVYTLNMVVSAYCKLGELNKASEVLEKMKNMGLCPNVVTYNALISGYCNKGLLGLALKVKNLMMGNNGVFPNVITFNTLINGFCKEGKLHEANRVFSEMKVANVAPNVVTYNTLINGFGQVGNSEMGIRLFEEMERNKVKADILTYNGLILGLCKEGKTKKAAYMVKDLDKENLVPNASTFSALIAGQCVRNNSERAFLVYRSMVRSGFSPNENTFQMLVSAFCKNEDFDGAVQALRDMMDRFMTPDSSILSEVCSGLCRCGRKQIALKLCSEMEAKRLLPQGFDREKIFITSHENETGNLTY; encoded by the coding sequence ATGAAAAGAATCATTCGATTTCATCAAttttcaacatcatcatcatcatcaatccaatcacacaaaaaaacacaaacattcCCAAAAATACAATCTCTATATCTACCTATACCTCATCGAACAATTCCACAACCAAAAGGACAAGATTTAGATTTCATTAACGTTTTCCACAGTCACCTAATCCACTCTCAATGGGAAAAACTCACTCCTTTATCAAAAACCTTAACCCCATTCAGAATCCAACACATTCTATTAAAACTCCAAAACGACGACGTTTTATCCCTCAAATTCTTCAATTGGGTTCATACCCATAACCCTAATTCTCACACCCTTCAAACCCATTCATTCCTCCTTCACATTCTCACTAAAAATCGAAACTTTAAAACAGCGCAATCAATATTCAGCAAAATCATCACCACCCATTTAAATAATCTCTTTGAAGCATTGCTTCATTCATACACTCTTTGCAATTCTTCACCACTTGTTTTTGATACCCTTTTCAAGACTTTAGCTCATATGAACAAGCTGAGAAATGCGACTGATACTTTCATTAAAATGAAGGAATATGGTTTCTTTCCAACTATTGAATCTTGTAATGTGTTTCTTAGTTCAATGCTTTACCTTAAAAGACCAGAATTGGTCTTATTGTTTTATAGTCAAATGAAGAATAATTGTATTTCACCTAATGTTTACACTCTTAATATGGTTGTTTCTGCTTATTGTAAGTTAGGTGAATTGAATAAAGCTTCTGAGGTtttggagaagatgaagaatatGGGTTTGTGTCCTAATGTTGTTACTTACAATGCTTTGATTTCTGGTTATTGTAATAAGGGTTTACTTGGTTTGGCTTTAAAGGTTAAAAATTTGATGATGGGGAATAATGGGGTGTTTCCTAATGTGATTACTTTTAATACTCTTATTAATGGGTTTTGTAAAGAGGGAAAATTGCATGAAGCTAATAGGGTTTTTAGTGAGATGAAGGTTGCTAATGTGGCTCCTAATGTTGTGACATATAATACTTTGATTAATGGGTTTGGTCAAGTTGGTAATAGTGAAATGGGGATTAGGCTTTTTGAGGAGATGGAGAGGAATAAGGTGAAAGCTGATATTTTGACTTATAATGGATTGATTTTGGGACTTTGTAAAGAAGGGAAGACTAAGAAAGCTGCTTATATGGTTAAGGATCTTGATAAGGAGAATTTGGTACCAAATGCTTCAACTTTTTCTGCTCTTATTGCCGGACAGTGTGTGAGGAACAACTCTGAACGCGCTTTTCTTGTTTATAGAAGCATGGTAAGGAGTGGTTTTAGTCCAAATGAGAATACTTTTCAGATGTTGGTATCGGCTTTCTGTAAGAATGAAGATTTTGATGGAGCTGTGCAAGCTTTGAGGGACATGATGGACAGATTCATGACTCCTGATTCTAGTATTTTATCTGAGGTTTGTAGTGGACTTTGCAGGTGTGGGAGAAAACAGATTGCATTGAAGCTGTGTAGTGAGATGGAAGCTAAGCGTTTATTGCCGCAAGGTTTTGACAGAGAAAAAATATTCATCACTAGTCATGAAAATGAGACAGGCAATTTGACTTATTAG
- the LOC123885844 gene encoding F-box/kelch-repeat protein At3g23880-like, whose protein sequence is MAKKMLYLPFELIIEILLRLPVKSLLRFKSVCKSWFSLISKPNFANSHFQITVATRTSRILTLTQTPPRKFQSIDFEINSDSVSLNHNFLPPPYTYCQIKGSCRGFICLYSFRDIWIWNPSNRFHKQIPLSRFGSVLHNFTYHLYGFGYDQSRDDYVVVLLTCYLITNFSCVLEFFSLRDNTWNEIGKTHLTYLNTCQCKAGSFINGVVHWKLFEMPLPNDFHHSRENYGIWVFGEFLSLWVKDYPNNTTEIWVMKEYKLHSSWTKTLVICAEGGSSFYKPVCRTKSGDIIGKDHDRLVKYNDKGQLLEYLHIDRYADDLAMYTESLFSLPGEL, encoded by the exons ATGGCGAAGAAGATGCTATATCTTCCTTTTGAATTGATCATTGAAATTCTTCTGAGGTTACCAGTGAAGTCTCTACTACGTTTCAAGTCCGTTTGTAAATCATGGTTTTCTCTCATCTCTAAACCCAACTTTGCAAATTCACATTTTCAAATTACGGTAGCAACACGTACTAGTAGGATTCTCACCCTAACACAAACTCCACCTCGTAAATTTCAATCTATAGACTTTGAGATTAATAGTGATTCTGTTTCACTAAACCATAATTTTTTGCCTCCACCTTATACTTATTGTCAAATTAAAGGTTCATGCAGAGGTTTTATCTGTTTGTACAGTTTTAGAGACATCTGGATATGGAACCCATCAAATAGATTTCACAAACAAATACCTTTGTCTCGTTTTGGTTCCGTATTACATAACTTTACATATCATCTATATGGTTTTGGTTATGATCAGTCAAGAGATGATTACGTGGTGGTTTTATTGACCTGTTATCTAAtaactaatttttcatgtgtttTGGAGTTTTTCTCGTTGAGAGATAATACATGGAATGAAATTGGGAAAACTCACCTCACTTATTTGAATACTTGTCAATGCAAAGCAGGGTCATTCATTAATGGGGTTGTTCATTG GAAATTATTCGAGATGCCTCTTCCAAATGATTTTCACCATTCTCGTGAAAACTATGGTATATGGGTATTTGGAGAATTTCTCAGTCTATGGGTTAAGGATTATCCTAATAATACAACTGAAATATGGGTGATGAAAGAATACAAACTGCATTCATCATGGACTAAAACTCTTGTAATTTGTGCTGAAGGTGGCAGTTCTTTTTATAAACCTGTATGTCGTACAAAAAGCGGTGATATTATTGGAAAAGATCACGATAGATTGGTGAAGTATAATGATAAAGGACAACTGTTAGAGTATCTCCACATAGATCGGTATGCAGACGACTTGGCCATGTATACAGAGTCTCTGTTTTCACTCCCCGGTGAACTTTGA
- the LOC123885293 gene encoding F-box/kelch-repeat protein At3g23880-like: protein MQMEINLPSELIIEILLRLPVKSLTRFKSVCKSWFSIISHSNFANSHFQITASTHILTISATSPVKFQSIDFEINHHSVLLNHNFLLPRPYSYFQIKGSCRGFICLYCYIDIWIWNPSNGIHKQIPLSPFGSELLEYHLRHLYGFGYDPSRDDYMVVLLSYDPRANFSSHLEFFSLRDNMWNEIEDAHFAYLTDFGNPRAGSFFNGAIHWVAERYGSSVNVIVVFDLMERKLFEMPLPDGFDHDLEDFGVWIFGEFLSLWVVDYDNHLVEIWVMKEYKLHSSWTKTLVIRAKRGIPFYPFYKPVCRTKSGDIIGKDHDRLVKYNDKGQRLEYLYIDRYANELAMYTESLFSLPGELGASSRR from the coding sequence ATGCAAATGGAGATAAATCTGCCTTCTGAATTGATCATTGAAATCCTTCTGAGGTTGCCTGTGAAGTCTCTTACACGTTTCAAGTCCGTTTGTAAATCATGGTTTTCTATCATCTCTCATTCcaattttgcaaattcacattTTCAAATTACCGCTTCAACACACATTCTTACCATATCAGCAACTTCACCTGTTAAATTTCAATCTATAGACTTTGAGATTAACCATCATTCTGTTTTGCTGAACCATAATTTTTTGCTTCCTCGACCTTATTCTTATTTTCAAATTAAGGGTTCATGCAGAGGGTTTATATGTTTGTACTGTTATATAGATATTTGGATATGGAATCCATCTAATGGAATTCACAAACAAATACCTTTGTCTCCTTTTGGTTCTGAATTACTTGAATATCATTTACGACATCTATATGGTTTTGGTTATGACCCTTCAAGAGATGATTACATGGTGGTTTTACTGTCTTATGATCCAAGAGCTAATTTTTCGTCACATTTGGAGTTTTTCTCATTAAGAGATAATATGTGGAATGAAATTGAGGATGCTCACTTCGCTTATTTGACCGACTTTGGTAATCCCAGAGCAGGGTCATTCTTTAACGGGGCTATTCATTGGGTGGCTGAACGTTATGGTTCATCGGTGAATGTTATTGTTGTCTTTGACTTGATGGAAAGAAAACTGTTCGAGATGCCTCTTCCGGATGGTTTTGACCAtgatcttgaagattttggtgtgTGGATATTTGGAGAATTTCTCAGTCTATGGGTTGTGGATTATGATAATCATTTAGTTGAAATATGGGTGATGAAAGAATACAAATTGCATTCGTCTTGGACTAAGACTCTTGTAATTCGTGCTAAACGTGGCATTCCTTTTTATCCTTTTTATAAACCTGTGTGTCGTACAAAAAGTGGTGATATTATTGGAAAAGATCATGATAGATTGGTGAAGTATAATGATAAAGGACAACGGTTAGAGTATCTCTACATAGATCGGTATGCAAACGAATTGGCCATGTATACAGAGTCTCTCTTTTCACTTCCCGGTGAACTTGGAGCAAGTTCAAGAAGATGA
- the LOC123886797 gene encoding uncharacterized protein LOC123886797, with product MYKRTKRHQIVTNSSSKLPIDDLRHYANRFGEVHTVTLDTTQNQIFYGGSALISGYNLSLNLNQYSTSSVIVESGPPAELNSIHAGLGVRPDIYHDSQLRLTTHWTAFGSAHSGCSDTQCPGFVQVDKRYFVGSVVSPATPIGASYKKCMATKIQRDRSTGNWWLIVDVDDQAHVGYWPKEIFTHLSNGASKVRFGGETFAASNTVSPPMGSGRLPQDGYQYSALMGLLQHIDTNYNQIDLYPAFLKVYNDAKKDCYDLTFKENLTYVFRRAILYGGPGGNCNL from the exons ATGTACAAGAGGACAAAAAGACATCAAATTGTTACTAATTCTTCTTCAAAATTACCAATTGATGATTTGCGGCATTATGCCAATAGGTTCGGTGAAGTTCAT ACTGTTACTCTCGATACAACCCAAAATCAGATATTTTACGGAGGATCTGCATTGATAAGTGGATATAATCTATCACTCAATCTCAATCAATATAGCACATCTTCAGTTATTGTTGAAAGTGGTCCACCAGCAGAACTTAATAGCATACATGCCGGACTTGGg GTTCGTCCAGACATATATCACGATAGTCAACTACGACTAACTACACATTGGACG GCATTTGGTAGCGCTCATTCTGGATGTTCAGATACTCAATGTCCTGGTTTCGTCCAAGTAGACAAGCGATATTTTGTAGGATCTGTAGTATCTCCCGCTACTCCCATTGGAGCATCATATAAAAAATGCATGGCAACCAAAATTCAACGG GATCGATCCACAGGAAATTGGTGGTTAATTGTTGATGTAGATGATCAAGCACATGTTGGATATTGGCCAAAAGAAATATTCACTCACTTAAGCAATGGAGCATCTAAGGTTAGATTTGGGGGTGAAACTTTTGCCGCATCTAATACGGTAAGTCCCCCAATGGGTAGTGGGAGATTACCTCAAGACGGATATCAATATTCAGCTCTTATGGGATTACTTCAGCATATTGAtacaaattataatcaaattgaTCTATATCCTGCATTTTTGAAGGTATATAATGATGCTAAAAAAGATTGTTATGATTTGACGTTTAAAGAAAATTTAACATATGTATTTCGAAGAGCTATTTTGTATGGTGGGCCGGGTGGAAATTGTAACTTATGA
- the LOC123886798 gene encoding uncharacterized protein LOC123886798 produces the protein MSIPTPDPTMSTPNHAAIPTSQPSSSPKNPFHPALAVTNIKNHIPIVLEMENVQFGTWVELFKIHARSHKVLHHIIPPAPGKETKTPETDDEQELWATLDATVLQWIYSTISSDLLATIIEPDSTAMEAWNRLTNIFQDNQNARAVTLEQEFSSVRMEDFPTASAYCQRLKTLSDQLKNVGAPVSKQRLVLQLVSGLTDAYKGVGTLIRQSKTLPEFYQARSMLILEEAGLIKMAATGAQAAMVATQPKDLVEPSSYNDNRGGKKNNSRNSAHKNRSNYGRNGGRGQRGGGRGGGQPSQQANTSPWQSPPAPWQQYQWGWMSPPWALPPCPYPSSQWTRPSGPPKQPGLLGPRPQAYAASTPSLAPTDIEAALHTMSLNSPDGQWYMDTGATSHMTASQGNLSSYSNMSNSNQNIIVGSGQQIPIRGYGQSTLSTSTKP, from the coding sequence ATGTCAATCCCAACCCCTGACCCCACTATGTCAACCCCAAACCATGCTGCTATTCCTACATCGCAGCCCTCTTCTTCACCAAAGAACCCCTTCCATCCGGCTCTCGCCGTAACCAACATCAAGAACCACATCCCCATTGTTCTTGAGATGGAAAACGTTCAATTTGGTACTTGGGTTGAACTTTTCAAAATTCATGCTCGCTCTCATAAGGTCCTTCATCACATCATTCCTCCCGCACCAGGCAAGGAAACGAAGACACCTGAAACTGATGATGAGCAAGAGCTGTGGGCAACTCTTGATGCAACAGTTCTACAGTGGATTTATTCCACTATCTCCAGCGATCTGTTGGCTACCATCATTGAACCAGACTCCACTGCCATGGAGGCCTGGAATCGATTGACCAACATCTTCCAGGACAATCAAAACGCTCGCGCAGTCACTCTCGAGCAGGAGTTTTCCTCCGTTCGCATGGAAGATTTTCCCACTGCTTCCGCCTACTGTCAGCGACTCAAAACGCTGTCTGACCAATTGAAGAATGTTGGAGCCCCTGTCTCCAAACAGCGACTCGTTCTCCAACTTGTCTCCGGACTCACCGATGCATACAAAGGGGTCGGTACACTTATTCGGCAAAGCAAAACTCTTCCAGAATTTTATCAGGCCCGCTCTATGCTTATCCTTGAGGAAGCCGGTCTAATTAAGATGGCGGCTACCGGCGCACAGGCTGCGATGGTTGCGACACAACCAAAGGACCTTGTTGAACCATCCTCCTACAATGATAACCGCGGCGGTAAGAAGAATAACAGCCGGAATTCTGCTCATAAAAACCGCAGCAATTACGGTAGAAACGGCGGACGTGGTCAACGTGGCGGCGGACGTGGCGGTGGTCAACCGTCCCAACAAGCCAACACCTCACCATGGCAGTCTCCTCCCGCTCCCTGGCAGCAGTATCAATGGGGTTGGATGTCACCACCATGGGCACTTCCTCCTTGCCCATATCCTTCTTCTCAATGGACTCGCCCAAGTGGTCCTCCAAAGCAACCAGGGCTATTAGGACCACGTCCGCAAGCCTATGCAGCCAGCACTCCTTCTCTAGCACCCACGGATATTGAAGCTGCCTTGCACACCATGTCCCTCAATTCTCCCGATGGCCAATGGTATATGGATACTGGAGCAACCTCTCATATGACGGCATCACAAGGTAATCTCTCGTCTTATTCTAATATGAGTAAttcaaatcaaaatattattgttgGCAGTGGACAACAAATTCCAATTCGTGGTTATGGACAATCAACCCTTTCCACATCtacaaaaccttaa